The segment CTTCCGGGCTGTCGGGAACCTGCTCCGAGCGGGGATCGTCCCGGTAAAAGGTCCGCCGCATCCGCTTCACGTAATCGACGTACGATTCAGTCCGGCCGACCGCCGGGTTCTCCTTCAGCCGTGTTTGAAGACCTTCGATCGCCCGCATGATATTCGGGTCTTTCAGGCCGTCCGGCGCGGGTGTGCTGATCAGGATGTTCAAGGTCGAAGTCCCGCCGAACTTTTGGTTCAAGACCCGATCATCTTTTCGCAGATCGGTCTGCTCAAAGAAGAGATCGCGAAGCGAGTTGGTCAGGACGATCCGGTTGGCGAAGATCAGGGCGACCAATACGACGATCACCCCTCCCGCGAGAATCCATTTCTGCTCCGGACCGAGGATCGATCGGCTGATCTTGGTAAGAAACCGGTCGGCGAAGGTCTTGCGCAGGACCACCTCCAACTCCTCGCCGCTCGGCGGGGGGATCAGCGAGCGGAGGGCGGGGATGAAGGTCATCTCCAGAATCAGCGCGCTGACGATCCCGAAGGCGGTCATCAATCCGAACGATCGGAAGGTCGCGAGCTGAAAAGTCACCAGCGAAGCGAAGCTCGCCGCGGCGACCAGTCCCGCGGTCAGAAGAACCGGCGCCATCTTGGCGCCCGCTTGAACCACGGCGGTTTTCTGCGCCGGCTCCGGAACATCCATTCCGATCGCATATTCGAGCTCATCGTAAAAACGGCGGAGGATCTGGACCGAGTGGCCCGCCGCCATCGCGACGATCAAAATCGGCGTCAGCCCCTTCGTCCAGAGATCGAGCTTCATCCCGGTCAAACTGATAAATCCCAAGGCCCAGACCACACTGAGAAGCGCGGTCAGCGGGGGAATCAACATCCCCTGAAAGGTCCTGAAAGAGAGATAGTGGATCACCATGATCAGGAGGAACGCGACCGGGAAGACCCACCGGTTCATGACGGCGGTGTCCATCTCCAGGAAGGCGAGGGAGACCGGAAGGCCGCCGAGATGGATCGTGGTGTTGGCATCGGTTTCCTTGTCGGCAATCGCTTTGATCTGCCGGTAGATCGCAAGATCGCTGATCGGCTCCGGCGCTTCCCCCTCGATCACCGCCTCGGTGGCTTTTCGGATCGCCTCGGCCGCCTCGGTGTCCTGCACATCGATGATAATGGCGGCGGCGGTTGCGTCGGACGAAACGAGGGAGCCGACATAAAGGGGGTTGGCGAAGAGGCGCTTGCGGACCGCCTCGGCCCCTTCCGGCGTGGTCGGGACCTCGGGCATCAGCCGCTCGACGTTGAATCCCTGATCGTTGATCTGAAGGTGTTTGACTTTCCGGGAAGCGAGGCTGAGGACATTGTCGGCGTAGATCCCGGGGATCTTCTCGATCTCCTGGGCCATCCGATCGATCTTGGCGAGGGTGGAAGGGGTGAAGACGCTCCCTTCTTTGGAGACGACGCCGACCACCACCACCCGGCCGCCGCCGAAGCGCTGCTCGATCTGATTGTTCATCTGTAT is part of the Candidatus Manganitrophus noduliformans genome and harbors:
- a CDS encoding efflux RND transporter permease subunit produces the protein MARKYFEFVTDHAYAVMAGVLLITLFCLFRLPFLKTELDPKRILPQDHPYIQMNNQIEQRFGGGRVVVVGVVSKEGSVFTPSTLAKIDRMAQEIEKIPGIYADNVLSLASRKVKHLQINDQGFNVERLMPEVPTTPEGAEAVRKRLFANPLYVGSLVSSDATAAAIIIDVQDTEAAEAIRKATEAVIEGEAPEPISDLAIYRQIKAIADKETDANTTIHLGGLPVSLAFLEMDTAVMNRWVFPVAFLLIMVIHYLSFRTFQGMLIPPLTALLSVVWALGFISLTGMKLDLWTKGLTPILIVAMAAGHSVQILRRFYDELEYAIGMDVPEPAQKTAVVQAGAKMAPVLLTAGLVAAASFASLVTFQLATFRSFGLMTAFGIVSALILEMTFIPALRSLIPPPSGEELEVVLRKTFADRFLTKISRSILGPEQKWILAGGVIVVLVALIFANRIVLTNSLRDLFFEQTDLRKDDRVLNQKFGGTSTLNILISTPAPDGLKDPNIMRAIEGLQTRLKENPAVGRTESYVDYVKRMRRTFYRDDPRSEQVPDSPEEAAQFLFLYSVSGNPDDFKRLADVGYQNAVILTFLKSDATELAEQLIRTIDEYKAAHFPPDVTVGIAGSVPVTLALNDVIIHGKLLNVVQMIAITFILSSVIFRSFWGGVVVTIPLLFAVLWNFGFMGLTGIPLGISTAAVSAMAVGMGADYAIYILYRLREELSLNRHLDRVVQVTLATAGKAILLIAVAFAAGTFLVTFTGYYLHMEGILMPLAMLTSAAAAVILIPAAIMTFRPHFIFRVIPSEWIELYTRGDAQKFNVEGDVLRKPKK